One Mycobacteroides salmoniphilum DNA segment encodes these proteins:
- the arr gene encoding NAD(+)--rifampin ADP-ribosyltransferase, with amino-acid sequence MTMPNFFEAHESGAYFHGTKANLQVGDLLTPGHLSNYEEGRIMNHVYVTKTLIGAGLAAMMAKGEGRGHVYIVEPEGSLEDDPNVTDKKFPGNPTHSYRTREPVRIVGEVVDWVGPPPEFMETFRAGLVDLQRKGNAIIYD; translated from the coding sequence ATGACGATGCCGAACTTTTTCGAGGCGCACGAGTCGGGGGCGTACTTCCATGGCACCAAGGCCAACCTCCAGGTGGGTGATCTGCTGACACCCGGGCATCTGTCGAACTACGAGGAGGGCCGCATCATGAACCACGTCTACGTGACGAAGACACTGATTGGTGCGGGGTTAGCGGCCATGATGGCTAAAGGCGAGGGCAGGGGCCATGTCTACATCGTGGAGCCGGAGGGCTCCCTGGAAGACGACCCGAACGTGACCGACAAGAAGTTCCCCGGGAATCCGACCCACTCGTACCGCACCCGGGAACCCGTGCGCATCGTTGGTGAGGTCGTGGACTGGGTAGGACCCCCGCCCGAATTCATGGAAACCTTCCGGGCGGGGCTGGTCGATCTCCAGCGCAAAGGAAACGCGATCATCTATGACTAG
- a CDS encoding acyl-CoA dehydrogenase family protein, producing the protein MSRSANAERQLLRDTVRSLVTKRADSAAVRAAMESERGYDEKLWTVLCEQVGAAALLVPEELGGAGGELADAAVVVEELGRGLVPSPLMGTLWAQLALLDAGYEGALLESLASGESIGAVAFDPGYVVNGAHADVVLTLEGDEVRRAENVTATPLSTMDPTRRLAAVAISGSEPIGSAPGLIDKAGLLLAAEQVGAAARALELTVEYTKTRVQFGRAIGSFQALKHRMADLYVLVESARATVYQAIGDLTTEAATVARIKASEALSIVSGESIQLHGGIAITWEHDAHLYFKRAHGSALLLGTPRQLLPGLESAAGL; encoded by the coding sequence GTGAGCCGTTCCGCCAACGCTGAACGGCAGCTGCTGCGCGACACCGTCCGTTCTCTGGTCACCAAACGGGCTGATTCCGCAGCCGTCCGCGCCGCGATGGAATCCGAACGCGGCTACGACGAGAAACTGTGGACCGTTCTGTGCGAACAGGTAGGTGCCGCCGCATTGTTGGTTCCGGAGGAATTGGGCGGTGCCGGTGGCGAGCTCGCGGACGCGGCCGTGGTGGTGGAGGAGCTCGGCCGTGGGCTGGTGCCGAGCCCACTGATGGGCACCCTGTGGGCGCAGCTCGCCCTCCTGGACGCCGGGTACGAAGGTGCGCTGCTGGAATCGTTGGCCTCCGGTGAATCGATCGGCGCGGTGGCCTTCGACCCCGGATACGTCGTCAATGGAGCTCACGCGGACGTGGTACTCACCCTGGAGGGCGACGAAGTACGCCGAGCGGAGAACGTCACCGCCACGCCGTTGTCCACCATGGATCCCACCCGCCGACTGGCGGCGGTCGCGATCAGCGGAAGCGAACCGATCGGCAGTGCCCCGGGATTGATCGACAAGGCCGGGCTGCTGCTGGCGGCCGAGCAGGTGGGCGCAGCGGCGCGCGCCCTGGAACTCACCGTCGAGTACACCAAGACGCGAGTTCAGTTCGGGCGCGCGATCGGCAGCTTCCAGGCTCTCAAACACCGGATGGCCGACCTATACGTGCTGGTGGAGTCGGCGCGCGCGACCGTTTACCAGGCCATCGGAGATCTCACTACCGAGGCCGCGACCGTGGCGAGAATCAAAGCCAGCGAGGCACTTTCGATCGTGTCCGGCGAATCGATCCAGTTGCACGGGGGGATCGCCATCACGTGGGAACACGACGCCCACCTGTACTTCAAGCGCGCCCACGGCAGTGCACTGCTCCTGGGCACACCGCGTCAGCTGCTCCCCGGCCTGGAGAGTGCTGCCGGACTGTAG
- a CDS encoding acyl-CoA dehydrogenase, with protein MRFDLDTQQRDFAASIDAALGAADVPAAARAWATGNHEPGLAVWSTLSDLGVTALAVSEKYDGIGAHPVDLVVALEGLGKWAVPGPVVESLAVAPALLAEDARSSQLASGELIVTVAAPPITPRALDADVAGLVLIADDIGFREAQAGTQHESIDAARRVFDVAPTGGGVSLDTSRAINFGVLAISAQLVGLGQALLDRAVEYAKQRSQFGRPIGSYQAVKHKLADVHIALELARPLVYGAALSLAEDSPTAARDVSAAKVAAGKAAYLAARSSLQTHGAIGFTAEYDLSLWILKVRALTSAWGTSEWHRARVLEAL; from the coding sequence GTGAGGTTCGATCTGGACACGCAGCAGCGAGATTTCGCGGCGAGCATCGACGCGGCCCTGGGGGCCGCCGATGTTCCCGCTGCGGCTCGCGCGTGGGCAACCGGCAACCATGAACCCGGGCTCGCGGTGTGGTCGACATTGTCCGATCTCGGTGTCACCGCCCTCGCGGTCTCCGAAAAGTACGACGGCATCGGGGCGCATCCCGTCGATCTTGTTGTCGCACTGGAAGGTTTAGGCAAGTGGGCGGTGCCCGGACCGGTCGTCGAGTCCCTCGCGGTGGCACCGGCCCTGCTCGCCGAGGATGCGCGTTCCTCACAACTGGCCTCCGGAGAACTCATCGTCACCGTGGCCGCGCCTCCCATCACGCCACGTGCACTCGACGCGGATGTCGCCGGGCTGGTGCTCATCGCCGACGACATCGGGTTCCGCGAGGCACAGGCCGGCACACAGCACGAATCGATCGACGCCGCTCGCCGGGTGTTCGATGTAGCACCGACGGGAGGCGGCGTCTCCCTCGACACCAGCCGCGCCATTAACTTTGGAGTGCTTGCGATTTCGGCACAGCTTGTCGGTCTTGGGCAGGCACTCCTGGACCGCGCGGTGGAGTACGCCAAGCAGCGGTCCCAGTTCGGGCGGCCCATCGGCTCCTATCAGGCCGTCAAGCACAAGCTGGCCGATGTCCACATCGCGCTGGAGCTGGCCCGCCCGCTCGTATACGGCGCGGCACTATCCCTGGCCGAGGACTCTCCCACTGCCGCACGTGATGTGAGTGCCGCGAAGGTCGCTGCTGGCAAGGCCGCTTACCTCGCCGCGCGATCCTCGCTGCAGACTCACGGCGCCATCGGCTTCACCGCCGAATACGACCTGTCACTGTGGATCCTCAAGGTACGGGCCCTGACCTCGGCATGGGGCACGTCCGAGTGGCACCGCGCACGAGTTTTGGAGGCACTGTGA
- a CDS encoding acyl-CoA dehydrogenase family protein, producing the protein MDLLLDDETEAFRAEVREFLAANTPNPPLPSYDSPEGAVLHRQWERTLYDAGFSAVSWPQEYGGRDVTLLQWVIFEEEYFKAGAPARISQNGMFLLGPTLFAHGSKDQLDRILPKMANGEEIWAQAWSEPESGSDLASLRSPARKVDGGWRLSGQKIWSSRAPFADRAFGLWRSDPESQRHQGLTYFMLDLKAEGITVRPIPQLDGDPGFAEIFLDDVFVPDEDVIGAVHDGWRVAMSTSSNERGMSLRSPGRFLATADRLVDLWKSVPENRFASERVADAWIAAQAYRLHTFGTVTRLSGGGELGAESSITKVFWSELDVALHETAIDLRGADGELTGPWTDGYLFSLGGPIYAGTNEIQRNIIAERILGLPKESARTGGAK; encoded by the coding sequence GTGGACCTACTTCTCGACGACGAGACCGAGGCCTTCCGGGCGGAGGTGCGCGAGTTCCTCGCCGCCAACACCCCGAATCCACCGTTACCCTCCTACGACTCGCCCGAAGGCGCTGTGCTGCACCGACAGTGGGAGCGGACCCTGTACGACGCGGGGTTCTCCGCGGTGTCCTGGCCCCAGGAGTACGGCGGCCGCGACGTCACCCTGCTGCAGTGGGTGATCTTCGAAGAGGAGTACTTCAAGGCGGGAGCCCCCGCGCGCATCAGCCAGAACGGCATGTTCCTGCTGGGGCCCACGCTGTTCGCACATGGCAGCAAGGACCAGCTGGATCGCATTCTCCCGAAAATGGCCAACGGCGAGGAGATCTGGGCGCAAGCCTGGTCGGAGCCGGAGTCGGGAAGCGATCTGGCATCGCTGCGCTCCCCCGCCCGCAAGGTGGACGGGGGCTGGCGCTTGTCCGGGCAGAAGATCTGGAGCTCGCGAGCGCCATTCGCGGACAGGGCATTCGGGCTCTGGCGCTCCGACCCGGAATCGCAGCGCCACCAGGGGTTGACGTACTTCATGTTGGATCTCAAGGCCGAGGGCATCACTGTCCGCCCCATCCCCCAGCTCGACGGGGACCCCGGTTTCGCCGAGATCTTTCTGGACGACGTATTCGTCCCCGACGAGGACGTCATCGGTGCGGTACATGACGGCTGGCGGGTGGCCATGAGCACGTCGAGCAATGAGCGCGGCATGTCGCTGCGCAGCCCCGGCCGCTTCCTGGCCACCGCAGATCGGTTGGTAGATCTGTGGAAATCCGTTCCGGAGAACAGGTTCGCATCCGAGCGTGTCGCCGACGCCTGGATCGCCGCACAGGCGTACCGGTTGCATACTTTCGGCACCGTCACCCGACTGTCCGGCGGCGGCGAGCTCGGTGCCGAATCCTCGATCACCAAGGTGTTCTGGTCCGAGCTGGACGTGGCCCTGCACGAGACGGCGATCGACCTGCGCGGCGCCGACGGCGAGCTCACCGGGCCATGGACAGATGGGTACCTGTTCTCCCTCGGCGGCCCGATCTACGCAGGTACCAACGAGATTCAGCGGAACATCATCGCCGAGCGCATTCTTGGCCTGCCGAAAGAGAGTGCTCGCACGGGAGGTGCCAAGTGA